From Haloarcula hispanica ATCC 33960, the proteins below share one genomic window:
- a CDS encoding YbhB/YbcL family Raf kinase inhibitor-like protein, whose translation MADLQLRSPAFDDGERIPEEHGYSAANTNPPLEVENVPSAASSLLLIVDDPDAEEPAGKVWDHWLIWNIPPDIDRIPEGWAPDEATEGQNDFGEVGWGGPSPPDREHTYRFLLYALDTTLDLSPAADKDDVYDAASGHVVEKAQLNGTYPA comes from the coding sequence ATGGCAGACCTACAGCTCCGGAGTCCGGCCTTCGACGACGGCGAGCGCATCCCCGAGGAACACGGCTACTCGGCAGCGAACACGAACCCCCCGCTGGAAGTCGAGAACGTCCCGTCAGCCGCGTCGTCGCTCCTCCTCATCGTCGACGACCCGGACGCCGAGGAGCCGGCCGGGAAGGTGTGGGACCACTGGCTCATCTGGAACATCCCGCCGGATATCGACCGGATTCCAGAGGGATGGGCACCCGACGAGGCCACAGAGGGACAGAACGACTTCGGCGAGGTCGGCTGGGGCGGTCCGAGCCCGCCGGACCGGGAGCACACGTACCGGTTCCTGCTGTACGCGCTAGACACGACGCTCGACCTCTCCCCGGCAGCGGACAAGGACGACGTATACGACGCGGCCAGCGGCCACGTCGTCGAAAAAGCACAATTAAACGGTACGTACCCGGCCTGA
- a CDS encoding NAD-dependent epimerase/dehydratase family protein, with translation MDVSEKRIVVTGGAGFIGSHLVERLVLDNDVVVVDNEANGQSEWVHEGATYLDGDLTDPDVVAEAITSDVDLVVHLAASKLVDTDTPRRQFEDNSDITYNILERMQEVGVENLVFTSSSTVYGEAPRPTPEDYAPLEPISVYGATKLAEESLVSTYAHSHDIQSWVFRFANIVGPRLRGAVIPDFIKKLTEDPSTLTILGDGRQEKSYMHISECIDAMLFAVEHADKDHNVFNLGTRTTTSVDRIASIVADEMGINPEYEYTGGDRGWTGDVPRMRLSVDKLSALGWEPEQSSDDAVRQSTRELLEEL, from the coding sequence ATGGACGTATCAGAGAAGCGAATAGTCGTCACCGGCGGGGCGGGCTTTATCGGGTCGCATCTGGTCGAGCGCCTCGTTCTGGACAACGACGTAGTCGTCGTCGATAACGAAGCGAACGGGCAGTCCGAGTGGGTCCACGAGGGCGCGACCTACCTCGATGGAGACCTCACCGATCCCGACGTCGTCGCCGAGGCCATCACCAGCGATGTCGACCTCGTCGTCCACCTCGCGGCGTCGAAACTGGTCGACACGGACACGCCCCGCCGACAGTTCGAGGACAACAGCGACATCACCTACAACATCCTCGAACGGATGCAGGAAGTCGGCGTCGAGAACCTCGTGTTTACGTCGTCATCTACTGTATACGGCGAAGCGCCGCGGCCGACTCCGGAGGATTACGCGCCGCTCGAACCAATCAGCGTCTACGGCGCGACGAAACTCGCCGAGGAGTCGCTCGTCTCGACGTACGCCCACAGCCACGACATCCAGTCGTGGGTGTTCCGCTTCGCCAACATCGTCGGCCCCCGCCTGCGCGGCGCGGTCATTCCTGATTTCATCAAGAAGCTCACCGAGGACCCGTCGACGCTGACGATTCTCGGTGACGGCCGTCAAGAGAAGTCCTATATGCACATCTCCGAGTGCATCGACGCGATGCTGTTCGCCGTCGAACACGCCGACAAGGACCACAACGTGTTCAATCTCGGGACGCGGACCACCACGTCAGTCGACCGCATCGCCAGCATCGTCGCCGACGAGATGGGCATCAACCCCGAGTACGAGTACACCGGCGGTGACCGCGGCTGGACGGGTGACGTGCCGCGAATGCGCCTCTCCGTCGACAAGCTCTCGGCACTGGGCTGGGAGCCCGAACAGTCGAGCGACGACGCGGTGCGGCAGTCGACCCGCGAACTACTCGAAGAACTCTGA
- a CDS encoding tRNA (cytidine(56)-2'-O)-methyltransferase, with protein sequence MKGSPQVTVLRLGHRPGRDERMTTHVGLTARALGADKVVLANAARNQADTVIDITDRFGGPFDVASTEKPKRLIRDFEGRVVHLTMYGEPVQDIEGDVREAHTEEPLLVVVGAEKVPFEVYEHADWNVGVTNQPHSEVASLAVFLDRLFEGRELDREWENPERVVVPQETGKRVVDPDE encoded by the coding sequence ATGAAAGGGTCGCCGCAGGTGACGGTGCTTCGACTGGGCCACCGGCCCGGCCGGGACGAGCGGATGACGACCCACGTCGGTCTCACCGCACGCGCGCTCGGGGCTGACAAAGTCGTGCTGGCCAACGCCGCTCGCAATCAGGCCGACACGGTGATAGACATCACCGACCGCTTTGGCGGCCCCTTCGACGTGGCCTCGACAGAGAAACCGAAGCGGCTCATCCGTGATTTCGAGGGCCGCGTGGTCCACCTGACGATGTACGGCGAACCGGTGCAAGATATCGAGGGTGATGTCCGCGAGGCCCACACCGAGGAACCGCTGCTGGTCGTCGTTGGCGCAGAGAAGGTCCCGTTCGAAGTGTACGAACACGCCGACTGGAACGTCGGCGTCACCAACCAGCCACACTCCGAGGTCGCTTCCCTGGCCGTCTTCCTCGACCGCCTCTTCGAGGGCCGGGAACTGGACCGCGAGTGGGAGAACCCCGAGAGAGTCGTCGTCCCGCAGGAAACCGGCAAACGAGTCGTCGACCCCGACGAGTAG
- a CDS encoding DsbA family protein yields the protein MTRFTRRGLLAATVGAIGAMAGCAGGSSESESAGTTETPTPLPGQPLSTPVAGDPEADVTVAVYEDYACPHCATYSESVFPQLRDDYLADGTVRYEHHDFPIPVDEEISWQAASAARAVQDNVGDGAFFTYSKRLFANQNQLGPDTYAELTEGLDVDGETVRAAATGELYRPTVSGDRDAGIDRGVQGTPTVFVNDERVEWSEIAYEPVRSAIEAARSDG from the coding sequence ATGACTCGATTCACTCGCCGCGGGCTGCTGGCGGCCACCGTCGGCGCTATCGGCGCGATGGCCGGCTGTGCCGGCGGTAGCTCGGAGTCGGAATCAGCCGGGACAACGGAGACGCCGACGCCGCTCCCGGGCCAACCGCTCTCAACGCCGGTTGCGGGCGACCCCGAGGCCGACGTGACCGTTGCGGTGTACGAAGACTACGCCTGTCCACATTGTGCGACCTACTCGGAATCCGTTTTCCCGCAACTCCGCGACGACTACCTCGCTGACGGAACCGTCCGCTACGAGCACCACGACTTCCCGATTCCGGTCGACGAGGAAATCTCGTGGCAGGCCGCAAGCGCGGCGCGCGCCGTACAGGACAACGTTGGCGACGGGGCCTTCTTCACGTATTCCAAGCGCCTGTTTGCGAACCAGAACCAGCTGGGGCCGGACACCTACGCCGAACTGACGGAGGGACTGGACGTCGACGGCGAAACGGTTCGAGCGGCCGCGACGGGGGAACTGTACCGTCCAACGGTCTCCGGCGACCGCGACGCCGGTATCGACCGTGGCGTCCAGGGGACGCCGACCGTGTTCGTCAACGACGAGCGGGTCGAGTGGAGCGAAATCGCCTACGAGCCGGTTCGGTCGGCTATCGAAGCGGCACGGAGCGACGGATGA